A stretch of Stigmatopora argus isolate UIUO_Sarg chromosome 22, RoL_Sarg_1.0, whole genome shotgun sequence DNA encodes these proteins:
- the slc23a1 gene encoding solute carrier family 23 member 1 isoform X3 has protein sequence MNMADGGQDDGKSPDEASGRQSRRAPAAAAAKEADGERGLAVDMIYTVEDVPPWYLCILLGLQHYLTCFSGTVAVPFLLAEAMCVGRDQNVVSQLIGTIFTTVGITTLVQTTVGVRLPLFQASALAFLIPAQAILGLERWTCPSQDQIYGNGSLPLDTAHVWQPRIREIILAIVLVWLLCYVFTLGDLLPSDPRGYGHRARTDARGDIMTSAPWFRVPYPCQWGPPTVTLAGVLGMFSATLAGIVESIGDYYACARLAGAPPPPVHAINRGIFIEGVCCIVAGLLGTGNGSTSSSPNIGVLAITKVGSRRVVQYGAGIMLLLGCVGKFTALFASLPDPILGAGGPQLLAESLRAGLLPVLRADAARLPGGAPQVHPDGGGGAGSDPDGAFVHPDVRGRLPGLLPGQHHSRLEGGAWAHAMERHDFLLVLFADLRLPSGDGAGPTGPLPRETARQSHLQGLGLLPRDALRRRRGRARAGRGGASSARPPPVHQFNLFNLTVGRKKTTLSEEKECAGGNQ, from the exons ATGAACATGGCTGACGGGGGTCAAGACGACGGCAAG AGTCCAGACGAGGCCTCGGGCAGGCAGAGCCGGCGAGCtcccgctgccgccgccgccaaagAGGCCGACGGGGAGCGCGGTTTGGCGGTGGACATGATTTACACCGTGGAGGACGTCCCGCCTTGGTACCTGTGCATTCTGCTGGGCCTGCAG CACTACCTGACCTGCTTCAGCGGGACGGTGGCCGTGCCCTTCCTGTTGGCCGAGGCCATGTGCGTGGGGCGGGACCAGAACGTGGTCAGCCAGCTCATCGGAACCATTTTCACCACGGTGGGAATCACCACCTTGGTACAGACCACCGTGGGAGTGAG ACTTCCTCTGTTTCAAGCCTCGGCTCTGGCCTTCCTGATTCCCGCGCAAGCCATTCTCGGCTTGGAGCGCTGGACCTGCCCCAGCCAGG ACCAGATTTACGGCAACGGGAGCCTCCCGCTGGACACGGCCCACGTTTGGCAGCCTCGCATCCGAGAG ATCATCCTGGCCATCGTGCTGGTGTGGCTCCTGTGCTACGTCTTCACGCTAGGCGACCTCTTGCCCAGCGATCCGCGAGGCTACGGCCACCGGGCCCGCACCGACGCCCGCGGGGACATCATGACCTCCGCCCCCTGGTTCAGGGTGCCGTACCCTT GCCAGTGGGGGCCGCCGACGGTGACGTTGGCGGGCGTGCTTGGCATGTTCAGCGCCACCTTGGCGGGCATCGTGGAATCCATCGGCGACTACTACGCCTGCGCCCGGCTGGCCGGGGCGCCGCCGCCTCCGGTCCACGCCATCAACAG AGGGATCTTCATCGAGGGCGTCTGCTGCATCGTGGCCGGGCTGCTGGGCACGGGGAACGGCTCCACATCCTCCAGCCCCAACATCGGCGTGCTGGCCATCACCAAG GTGGGCAGCCGTCGCGTGGTTCAGTACGGCGCCGGCATCATGTTGCTGCTGGGATGCGTGGGGAAGTTCACGGCTCTCTTCGCGTCCTTGCCGGATCCAATCCTGGG AGCTGGTGGACCTCAACTCCTCGCGGAATCTCTTCGTGCTGGGCTTCTCCCTGTTCTTCGGGCTGACGCTGCCCGCCTACCTGGAGGCGCACCCCAAGTGCATCCGGACGGGGGCGGAGGAGCTGGATCAGATCCTGACGGTGCTTTTGTCCACCCAGATGTTCGTGGGAGGCTTCCTGGCCTTCTGCCTGGACAACACCATTCCAG GCTCGAGGGAGGAGCGTGGGCTCACGCGATGGAGCGCCATGActtcctcctcgtcctcttcgCCGACCTACGACTTCCCAGCGGGGATGGGGCTGGTCCGACGGGTCCGCTGCCTCGGGAGACTGCCCGTCAGTCCCACCTTCAAGGGCTGGGGCTTCTCCCGAGAGACGCCCTCCGACGGCGGCGGGGCCGAGCGAGGGCCGGGAGAGGCGGGGCTTCCTCGGCAAGACCACCACCCGTCCATCAGTTTAACTTGTTCAACCTGACTGTCggacggaaaaaaacaacattgagtGAAGAAAAAGAGTGTGCGGGAGGGAATCAATga
- the slc23a1 gene encoding solute carrier family 23 member 1 isoform X1 → MNMADGGQDDGKSPDEASGRQSRRAPAAAAAKEADGERGLAVDMIYTVEDVPPWYLCILLGLQHYLTCFSGTVAVPFLLAEAMCVGRDQNVVSQLIGTIFTTVGITTLVQTTVGVRLPLFQASALAFLIPAQAILGLERWTCPSQDQIYGNGSLPLDTAHVWQPRIREIQGAILVSSTVEVAIGLLGLPGILLEYIGPLTVTPTVSLIGLSVFATAGDRAGSHWGFSALCILLIVLFAQYLRTTSLPFPVYSRKRGLRFSRLHVFKMFPIILAIVLVWLLCYVFTLGDLLPSDPRGYGHRARTDARGDIMTSAPWFRVPYPCQWGPPTVTLAGVLGMFSATLAGIVESIGDYYACARLAGAPPPPVHAINRGIFIEGVCCIVAGLLGTGNGSTSSSPNIGVLAITKVGSRRVVQYGAGIMLLLGCVGKFTALFASLPDPILGAGGPQLLAESLRAGLLPVLRADAARLPGGAPQVHPDGGGGAGSDPDGAFVHPDVRGRLPGLLPGQHHSRLEGGAWAHAMERHDFLLVLFADLRLPSGDGAGPTGPLPRETARQSHLQGLGLLPRDALRRRRGRARAGRGGASSARPPPVHQFNLFNLTVGRKKTTLSEEKECAGGNQ, encoded by the exons ATGAACATGGCTGACGGGGGTCAAGACGACGGCAAG AGTCCAGACGAGGCCTCGGGCAGGCAGAGCCGGCGAGCtcccgctgccgccgccgccaaagAGGCCGACGGGGAGCGCGGTTTGGCGGTGGACATGATTTACACCGTGGAGGACGTCCCGCCTTGGTACCTGTGCATTCTGCTGGGCCTGCAG CACTACCTGACCTGCTTCAGCGGGACGGTGGCCGTGCCCTTCCTGTTGGCCGAGGCCATGTGCGTGGGGCGGGACCAGAACGTGGTCAGCCAGCTCATCGGAACCATTTTCACCACGGTGGGAATCACCACCTTGGTACAGACCACCGTGGGAGTGAG ACTTCCTCTGTTTCAAGCCTCGGCTCTGGCCTTCCTGATTCCCGCGCAAGCCATTCTCGGCTTGGAGCGCTGGACCTGCCCCAGCCAGG ACCAGATTTACGGCAACGGGAGCCTCCCGCTGGACACGGCCCACGTTTGGCAGCCTCGCATCCGAGAG ATCCAGGGCGCCATCCTGGTGTCCAGCACGGTGGAGGTGGCCATCGGTCTCCTGGGGCTCCCGGGCATCCTCCTGGAATACATCGGACCGCTGACCGTCACGCCCACCGTCTCGCTCATCGGCCTCTCCGTCTTCGCCACGGCCGGCGACCGGGCCGGTTCTCACTGGGGCTTCTCGGCGCT GTGCATCCTCCTCATCGTGCTGTTCGCTCAGTACCTGCGGACCACCTCGCTGCCTTTCCCCGTTTACAGCAGGAAGCGAGGCCTGAGGTTCAGCAGGCTTCACGTCTTCAAGATGTTTCCC ATCATCCTGGCCATCGTGCTGGTGTGGCTCCTGTGCTACGTCTTCACGCTAGGCGACCTCTTGCCCAGCGATCCGCGAGGCTACGGCCACCGGGCCCGCACCGACGCCCGCGGGGACATCATGACCTCCGCCCCCTGGTTCAGGGTGCCGTACCCTT GCCAGTGGGGGCCGCCGACGGTGACGTTGGCGGGCGTGCTTGGCATGTTCAGCGCCACCTTGGCGGGCATCGTGGAATCCATCGGCGACTACTACGCCTGCGCCCGGCTGGCCGGGGCGCCGCCGCCTCCGGTCCACGCCATCAACAG AGGGATCTTCATCGAGGGCGTCTGCTGCATCGTGGCCGGGCTGCTGGGCACGGGGAACGGCTCCACATCCTCCAGCCCCAACATCGGCGTGCTGGCCATCACCAAG GTGGGCAGCCGTCGCGTGGTTCAGTACGGCGCCGGCATCATGTTGCTGCTGGGATGCGTGGGGAAGTTCACGGCTCTCTTCGCGTCCTTGCCGGATCCAATCCTGGG AGCTGGTGGACCTCAACTCCTCGCGGAATCTCTTCGTGCTGGGCTTCTCCCTGTTCTTCGGGCTGACGCTGCCCGCCTACCTGGAGGCGCACCCCAAGTGCATCCGGACGGGGGCGGAGGAGCTGGATCAGATCCTGACGGTGCTTTTGTCCACCCAGATGTTCGTGGGAGGCTTCCTGGCCTTCTGCCTGGACAACACCATTCCAG GCTCGAGGGAGGAGCGTGGGCTCACGCGATGGAGCGCCATGActtcctcctcgtcctcttcgCCGACCTACGACTTCCCAGCGGGGATGGGGCTGGTCCGACGGGTCCGCTGCCTCGGGAGACTGCCCGTCAGTCCCACCTTCAAGGGCTGGGGCTTCTCCCGAGAGACGCCCTCCGACGGCGGCGGGGCCGAGCGAGGGCCGGGAGAGGCGGGGCTTCCTCGGCAAGACCACCACCCGTCCATCAGTTTAACTTGTTCAACCTGACTGTCggacggaaaaaaacaacattgagtGAAGAAAAAGAGTGTGCGGGAGGGAATCAATga
- the slc23a1 gene encoding solute carrier family 23 member 1 isoform X2 — protein sequence MNMADGGQDDGKSPDEASGRQSRRAPAAAAAKEADGERGLAVDMIYTVEDVPPWYLCILLGLQHYLTCFSGTVAVPFLLAEAMCVGRDQNVVSQLIGTIFTTVGITTLVQTTVGVRLPLFQASALAFLIPAQAILGLERWTCPSQDQIYGNGSLPLDTAHVWQPRIREIQGAILVSSTVEVAIGLLGLPGILLEYIGPLTVTPTVSLIGLSVFATAGDRAGSHWGFSALCILLIVLFAQYLRTTSLPFPVYSRKRGLRFSRLHVFKMFPIILAIVLVWLLCYVFTLGDLLPSDPRGYGHRARTDARGDIMTSAPWFRVPYPCQWGPPTVTLAGVLGMFSATLAGIVESIGDYYACARLAGAPPPPVHAINRGIFIEGVCCIVAGLLGTGNGSTSSSPNIGVLAITKVGSRRVVQYGAGIMLLLGCVGKFTALFASLPDPILGGMFCTLFGMITAVGLSNLQLVDLNSSRNLFVLGFSLFFGLTLPAYLEAHPKCIRTGAEELDQILTVLLSTQMFVGGFLAFCLDNTIPGSREERGLTRWSAMTSSSSSSPTYDFPAGMGLVRRVRCLGRLPVSPTFKGWGFSRETPSDGGGAERGPGEAGLPRQDHHPSISLTCST from the exons ATGAACATGGCTGACGGGGGTCAAGACGACGGCAAG AGTCCAGACGAGGCCTCGGGCAGGCAGAGCCGGCGAGCtcccgctgccgccgccgccaaagAGGCCGACGGGGAGCGCGGTTTGGCGGTGGACATGATTTACACCGTGGAGGACGTCCCGCCTTGGTACCTGTGCATTCTGCTGGGCCTGCAG CACTACCTGACCTGCTTCAGCGGGACGGTGGCCGTGCCCTTCCTGTTGGCCGAGGCCATGTGCGTGGGGCGGGACCAGAACGTGGTCAGCCAGCTCATCGGAACCATTTTCACCACGGTGGGAATCACCACCTTGGTACAGACCACCGTGGGAGTGAG ACTTCCTCTGTTTCAAGCCTCGGCTCTGGCCTTCCTGATTCCCGCGCAAGCCATTCTCGGCTTGGAGCGCTGGACCTGCCCCAGCCAGG ACCAGATTTACGGCAACGGGAGCCTCCCGCTGGACACGGCCCACGTTTGGCAGCCTCGCATCCGAGAG ATCCAGGGCGCCATCCTGGTGTCCAGCACGGTGGAGGTGGCCATCGGTCTCCTGGGGCTCCCGGGCATCCTCCTGGAATACATCGGACCGCTGACCGTCACGCCCACCGTCTCGCTCATCGGCCTCTCCGTCTTCGCCACGGCCGGCGACCGGGCCGGTTCTCACTGGGGCTTCTCGGCGCT GTGCATCCTCCTCATCGTGCTGTTCGCTCAGTACCTGCGGACCACCTCGCTGCCTTTCCCCGTTTACAGCAGGAAGCGAGGCCTGAGGTTCAGCAGGCTTCACGTCTTCAAGATGTTTCCC ATCATCCTGGCCATCGTGCTGGTGTGGCTCCTGTGCTACGTCTTCACGCTAGGCGACCTCTTGCCCAGCGATCCGCGAGGCTACGGCCACCGGGCCCGCACCGACGCCCGCGGGGACATCATGACCTCCGCCCCCTGGTTCAGGGTGCCGTACCCTT GCCAGTGGGGGCCGCCGACGGTGACGTTGGCGGGCGTGCTTGGCATGTTCAGCGCCACCTTGGCGGGCATCGTGGAATCCATCGGCGACTACTACGCCTGCGCCCGGCTGGCCGGGGCGCCGCCGCCTCCGGTCCACGCCATCAACAG AGGGATCTTCATCGAGGGCGTCTGCTGCATCGTGGCCGGGCTGCTGGGCACGGGGAACGGCTCCACATCCTCCAGCCCCAACATCGGCGTGCTGGCCATCACCAAG GTGGGCAGCCGTCGCGTGGTTCAGTACGGCGCCGGCATCATGTTGCTGCTGGGATGCGTGGGGAAGTTCACGGCTCTCTTCGCGTCCTTGCCGGATCCAATCCTGGGAGGGATGTTCTGCACGCTCTTCG GGATGATCACGGCGGTGGGTCTGTCCAACCTGCAGCTGGTGGACCTCAACTCCTCGCGGAATCTCTTCGTGCTGGGCTTCTCCCTGTTCTTCGGGCTGACGCTGCCCGCCTACCTGGAGGCGCACCCCAAGTGCATCCGGACGGGGGCGGAGGAGCTGGATCAGATCCTGACGGTGCTTTTGTCCACCCAGATGTTCGTGGGAGGCTTCCTGGCCTTCTGCCTGGACAACACCATTCCAG GCTCGAGGGAGGAGCGTGGGCTCACGCGATGGAGCGCCATGActtcctcctcgtcctcttcgCCGACCTACGACTTCCCAGCGGGGATGGGGCTGGTCCGACGGGTCCGCTGCCTCGGGAGACTGCCCGTCAGTCCCACCTTCAAGGGCTGGGGCTTCTCCCGAGAGACGCCCTCCGACGGCGGCGGGGCCGAGCGAGGGCCGGGAGAGGCGGGGCTTCCTCGGCAAGACCACCACCCGTCCATCAGTTTAACTTGTTCAACCTGA